The Hippopotamus amphibius kiboko isolate mHipAmp2 chromosome 3, mHipAmp2.hap2, whole genome shotgun sequence genomic interval tgtgtttatatacatTCCTTCATATTACTAAGAAGTATCCCAGATTATGCTTGAATATCTACCAATATGAAGAATTTCCTATATTTAAAACCCCTGTCATCTTAAAATAGACTAGTTTCATCTGAATAAACTAAGGTAAGTTTATATCATGCTACATTctgaaacattaaagaaaaaattgagtATGCAGTGGAAACTttagtttaaatataaaatcctCTACTCTTATGCTAAAAGCTTAACCAAAAGGGCACTCAGAATTTTTATTCAGTAATACTTAAGAGtaaagtaaatgtttaacaatattttatagtGTGAAAAAATCAGTTTAGTGagtaaacctaccctaaaaggaACAATCTTATCAAACTAGCTTAAATGTTTTCACTAACATATAGCTGAAATTAAAGTTTACCTGATCACAGTTTTTAAATTCATGTTgtgaatttttgtgtttttgtctttatttttccatttaacttAATTGTGTAATTGTGCATGACAACTTCTGTGTTTCTAAACTAATCACTCAAAGAGGAAagactgtaaaagaaaaatgtgtgttaaGTACCACATTGGCACTGGGGTATTTCATATTACCTCATGCACCCCTCATTAGAAATCTGAATTATGTTATGATATCATAATTGTAAGATGAGTAAGGTGAGGGTTAAAGAGATTAAGCAATTAGCTCAAGGATCacactgtttgtttcttttaacacTTCTTAACATTTCCACCTCCTTCTGTGTTACCACTGTTCTAACCATATGTTCAACAGTTGCCTGATAGTCTTCATTTCATCAattgtgactttaatttttacttagaagttttcctaaatttctctGTGATCAAAATATAGTTTATATGAAAACAATTCTGAATTTTCCCTTTTTACCTTTGCTAACAAAATGGTCAGATTACAGGATGCAATTTTAAGAACTGTTGTAGATTAAATACCAGTGGTACTCTAAAAACCAAACAAGAATCCCAACATAGGAATTTATACATtgctaaaactgaaaaagattatttcaaaatgatgCAGAATCAAAGAGCTCtggaatatatatttatgttaaatgctccatgtctttttatatacatattcagaAAACTAACTGGGTGTCTGATAACCCATCATCttgcatattttcttctattcagatgaaaattaaaaatagcattttcatTATTGTCCTTCATGACACCCTTTTCCCACTCAGCTCTGAAGCATGAAATGCTGCCCCAGATGAGGGAAAATCAAGACTTCTGTCTTTTAACATTCACAGTGGTTGTCAGTTCAGGAATGGTTGCCTTAGTCATCTTTGTtgtcttgtttgtttcttatgtCATTATATTATTCTCCAACTCTGAGAAGTTGCTTAAATCCTTTGGATGAGTCTCTTTTTGCAGTGAACttacataataattatttttaaattaaattgttttaGGTAAATAAATGTATCTGAcaattaaaatgattttcatcTCATTTATCAAAACCGGTATCAGTTGCAATAAGTAGAAGATAGGTAGAACCCGATCCCACCTAAAACTTTCCAATGCTTATTAGTTAAGTTTAACTGAAGAACATTCTGTGctagataattatttttaaagtaagaatatACTGAAACTTTCTCCTTTGTGATTTTAGACTTTcaagtaataatttaaaatagagttGATGCTCCACAGtaaacataatattttttaatgccaACCAGGTAAATCTATGGCATCTATAACAGTCTCCAAGACTACCAAACACTTAGATATTGATTTTGAGGATTACTAGAGTTGATGGTTTTAACATAACCTTACTAAACCACATCTTTGTTTTTTAGTAGACATCCAGGGGCACAGATCTGACTGTAACATCAGAGGCAGACTAAGGTAGAAGGTGTACAAGCTTTTGCAAACCAGTTAGGAGAGATAATTCCTCACTAATATGATAACTCCTGCAAGTGCATTATCTCTATCCTTCATTCATTCTGCTCTAATTAAATAATGTCTGAAGATTACACATTAGTTACATAAGATGCATaactgtgatttatttatttattatttatttatttatttttgccacaaATACCAGTATGTGCTATCTGACCACAAAGTTTATATTAAGCTATCCTCTGTGTCACCTCTTTTGATTGATGTTAGTTCTTTagattgtaataaaatatatgtaatttctaGCAAAAGCCATGATATATGCTAAATTCAAAAATATGTGGACAGTTGAATTATTTCATCTAAACTTTAATGGTTGTCATAAGAAACTTCAATgacagtaattatttttaattgcctttccatatgaaaagtaaagagaatagatgaataaatttgctattttttcacAATTCCCAttgttaaatgcattttttctcttgctgtgaagcttTCAAacattctttgctttttaatactAGAGCATCACATTGGTTTAGCATGATCCATTGGCAATGTTTGCTCACAAGCAAAAAAGAGTGTGCTCTGTAAGAATTAAAGTTTGGAATTTAGGCTGGGATGATATGTAAACACATTTGCATTTCCTGTTGAGTCACTTCCAGATAATTCAGAGAATTTGGCCAAATATGTTAGGAGAACTAAAGTTAACCTTATGTATTTGgtatatacatgtaaaaaatacacagagaagGATTTTTTGAtttaggtcatttttttttaggtcttcTTTGTTAGGTAAATAATATAGttgacacaaaaatatttttaattttcaaaatatttaaatgtttaacatCACCACTGATAAAATtgagtaaaatatataattattcccATTACAAAAGTATTCTGCaatagatttataaaataagaagcaattgaaaaataaagcagcTTAATTCAATAAGTTGAGAATAATATTGATACTATAtctatttttagtaaaatttatatttttgtgttcatACTGTTAATTTTCAccaaatttatgttttctttctttcagatgcATAATTCATTTGTGTATAACATACTTCAAACTCAAATATATGGGAAACCAGAGAAACATCTCAGAATTCATCCTTTTGGGACTTTCTTATGACCAGAACATAGAAACATTTTGCTTTGTGCTCTTTTTATTCTGCTATATTATCCTGTTGGTAGGAAACCTGCTGATCCTTGTGTCCATTCTATGCAGTCCTCTTTTTAACCAACCAATGTACTATTTCCTCAGCCACTTATCTTCCATGGACATCTGCTATACCTCTAACACTACACCCAAATTAATTGGTGACCTATTATGGGggacaaaaaaaaacatttcttatgATAATTGCATGTTACAGGTCTTTGCAATGCACTTCTTTGGCGGTACTAAGGTCTTCATTCTTACTGCCATGGCCTTTGATCACTATGTTGCCATTTGCAAACCTCTCCACTACATGATTATCATGGACAGGACAATGTGCAATCTTCTAGTCCTGGCTGCTTGGGTTGGTGGGGCTCTCCATTCCTTTCCTCAATTATCTGTGATGATCCAGTTGCCTTTTTGTGGGTCTAATGAAATTGATCActatttttgtgatatctttcctTTGCTTAAAATTGCTTGTACTGATACCTGTATCACTGGTGCCCTTGTGGTTGTCAATTCAGCATTGGTAACCTTAGTTACTTTTGTTGTCTTATGTGTTTCATATGTCATTATACTATTCACTTTAAGAAATCACTCAGCTGAGGGA includes:
- the LOC130850219 gene encoding olfactory receptor 4P4-like, with the translated sequence MGNQRNISEFILLGLSYDQNIETFCFVLFLFCYIILLVGNLLILVSILCSPLFNQPMYYFLSHLSSMDICYTSNTTPKLIGDLLWGTKKNISYDNCMLQVFAMHFFGGTKVFILTAMAFDHYVAICKPLHYMIIMDRTMCNLLVLAAWVGGALHSFPQLSVMIQLPFCGSNEIDHYFCDIFPLLKIACTDTCITGALVVVNSALVTLVTFVVLCVSYVIILFTLRNHSAEGRHKALSTCGSHITVVILFFGPSIFGYLRPPSTYPEDKVFALFFTIIDLMFNPLIYTLRNTVMKSAVRKVWCQRLFSKETHN